A genomic stretch from Arenicella xantha includes:
- a CDS encoding succinylglutamate desuccinylase/aspartoacylase family protein has protein sequence MTTLTQSTLHSSALALLLAIGSHTVSAQTEPTQDQAASESNSAAVPLDNTAPAKAVIAPTAPLDSPSVPASNAANTDPSTSSELIPTAIEPVNSATQTEVASDPVLAEQASAIEAKQILEPSGPVLMPLHLLGTTVQPNQATLLQWEFEATFVDASAQVPVLVVNGANPGPTLCLTAAVHGDELNGIEMVRRVIHSVDPEKLSGALIGVPIVNLQGFQRANRYLPDRRDLNRYFPGHVKGSYASRIAYSFFTQVVQHCDFLVDIHTGSLSRTNLPQIRANLLIPEVAALAEKMGSIVVLQSKGGSGTLRRATTDLGIPAVTLEAGAPNNLQKEAVESGVKSIMSAIDSLGMTTPKPFWKRSEEPVFYQSTWIRARKGGILFSKVELGDSVRKGNVLGLLSDPITNKTTKIIAPFDGRVIGMALNQVMYQGFAAYHIGLKSSIVEAAQPPELVPEDISLETSNETSAPSELASPANDAEQLIDETVPNNSDNPVLEPESKPNPIEDMALPTADPDE, from the coding sequence ATGACAACTCTCACTCAAAGCACTCTTCATAGCTCGGCCCTAGCCTTGCTACTAGCCATTGGCTCTCACACTGTGTCGGCGCAAACCGAACCAACTCAGGACCAAGCTGCGAGCGAGTCTAACTCAGCGGCGGTGCCACTCGACAATACGGCGCCAGCTAAAGCAGTTATTGCGCCGACAGCGCCGTTAGACAGCCCTAGCGTTCCGGCCTCGAATGCTGCCAATACCGACCCAAGCACAAGCTCCGAATTAATTCCAACAGCCATTGAGCCAGTAAATTCTGCAACCCAAACGGAAGTCGCATCAGACCCCGTGCTTGCAGAGCAAGCGAGCGCGATAGAAGCCAAGCAAATACTAGAGCCCAGCGGCCCGGTATTAATGCCACTTCATTTACTCGGCACCACGGTTCAACCTAATCAAGCAACGCTATTGCAATGGGAGTTTGAAGCGACGTTTGTTGACGCCTCGGCGCAAGTTCCGGTTCTCGTGGTGAACGGGGCCAACCCCGGTCCGACGCTATGCTTAACCGCCGCCGTACATGGCGATGAATTAAATGGCATCGAAATGGTGCGACGCGTGATCCACTCAGTCGACCCCGAAAAGCTATCTGGCGCGTTAATCGGTGTGCCGATAGTCAACTTACAGGGCTTTCAACGCGCCAATCGCTACTTACCCGATCGACGTGACCTTAATCGCTATTTCCCAGGCCATGTGAAAGGCAGTTACGCATCACGTATAGCGTATTCGTTCTTCACTCAGGTAGTGCAACATTGCGACTTTTTGGTGGACATCCACACGGGTTCTTTGAGCCGCACCAACTTGCCACAAATTCGAGCAAATTTATTAATTCCCGAAGTCGCAGCCTTAGCAGAAAAAATGGGCTCAATCGTTGTGCTGCAAAGCAAGGGCGGGTCAGGCACACTTCGTCGTGCCACCACAGACCTCGGCATTCCGGCAGTCACGCTTGAAGCTGGTGCACCGAATAATTTGCAAAAAGAGGCGGTTGAATCAGGTGTTAAAAGCATCATGAGCGCCATAGATTCGCTAGGGATGACTACTCCCAAGCCATTCTGGAAACGCAGCGAAGAGCCGGTTTTTTATCAATCAACGTGGATCCGTGCACGCAAGGGCGGCATTTTATTTAGCAAGGTCGAGCTAGGTGACTCCGTGCGTAAAGGCAATGTATTAGGTTTACTCAGCGACCCGATCACTAATAAAACCACCAAAATCATCGCGCCGTTCGACGGCAGGGTCATCGGTATGGCCCTGAATCAAGTCATGTATCAAGGCTTTGCTGCGTACCATATTGGCTTAAAATCATCGATCGTTGAAGCAGCCCAACCACCAGAGTTAGTACCAGAAGACATTTCGCTAGAGACCAGCAACGAAACATCAGCGCCGAGCGAGTTAGCGAGCCCAGCAAACGATGCAGAACAACTCATCGACGAGACCGTGCCGAACAATAGTGACAACCCAGTATTGGAGCCAGAGTCAAAACCAAATCCAATCGAAGACATGGCATTACCGACCGCCGATCCTGACGAGTGA
- a CDS encoding TerB family tellurite resistance protein yields MTVHIPAKAALLLATITITAIDGELDAHEVAIINRLDGFTTSEDWDSAIAVWNDTPLEDCIAVVAASLNEKQQRVAMANMFDIAMADGRLDEAENVLLRAYANAFTVSDEDIERIVDVITIKNDKTKF; encoded by the coding sequence ATGACTGTACATATTCCAGCTAAAGCGGCATTACTGCTAGCCACGATAACCATTACCGCTATCGATGGCGAACTTGATGCTCACGAAGTCGCCATTATTAATCGTTTAGATGGTTTCACTACTTCGGAAGATTGGGACAGCGCAATTGCGGTCTGGAATGATACGCCGTTAGAGGATTGTATTGCTGTGGTCGCGGCCTCTCTCAATGAAAAGCAACAACGTGTAGCGATGGCAAACATGTTTGATATCGCAATGGCCGACGGTAGGCTTGACGAAGCTGAAAATGTGTTGTTACGTGCCTACGCGAACGCATTCACCGTCAGCGACGAGGACATCGAAAGAATCGTTGATGTCATCACCATTAAGAACGATAAGACAAAATTCTAA
- a CDS encoding NAD-dependent epimerase/dehydratase family protein — MIEPNKTAIVIGATGLIGSAIVAQLERTDAFNSIVTLTRRPVAFNGNKVVNHVVDFDRLGDFSSLFKGDVLFSCLGTTLKQAGSIEAQRSVDLDYQLQAAEIACEQGVAHYLLVSSSGANAKSVSPYLKMKGELEQAIKALPFPRISIFQPSLLLGERQDTRAGEALASKLLPLICRLPGLRRYRPIRGTQVAHKMVSESLQAGAGTYTFKLEQVFPA, encoded by the coding sequence ATGATCGAACCAAATAAAACCGCCATTGTAATTGGTGCGACTGGATTAATTGGCTCGGCTATTGTGGCTCAACTTGAGCGAACGGATGCATTTAATTCGATCGTTACGCTAACTCGTCGGCCGGTTGCATTCAACGGCAATAAGGTAGTCAACCATGTTGTTGACTTTGACCGCTTAGGGGATTTTTCCAGTCTGTTCAAAGGCGATGTACTATTTTCCTGCTTGGGTACTACGCTTAAACAGGCTGGCTCAATTGAAGCGCAGCGCTCAGTCGATCTGGATTATCAACTGCAAGCCGCCGAGATCGCGTGTGAGCAGGGCGTTGCGCATTATCTTCTAGTATCGTCGAGTGGTGCGAATGCAAAGAGTGTGAGCCCCTATTTAAAGATGAAAGGCGAATTGGAGCAGGCGATTAAGGCTTTGCCGTTCCCGCGGATTAGCATTTTTCAACCATCATTATTGCTTGGTGAACGACAGGACACCAGAGCTGGTGAAGCACTCGCGAGCAAGCTGTTACCGTTAATCTGCCGACTGCCGGGTCTGCGGCGATATCGTCCTATTCGAGGCACTCAGGTCGCGCATAAGATGGTCAGTGAGAGCCTACAGGCAGGGGCAGGCACTTATACCTTTAAGTTGGAGCAAGTGTTTCCGGCGTAG